DNA sequence from the Juglans microcarpa x Juglans regia isolate MS1-56 chromosome 5S, Jm3101_v1.0, whole genome shotgun sequence genome:
ATCCCAAACGCCGAGTCCTACACGTTCCACAGTGTATCGGCTTTTACTTGTTTCTTGTACTTCTGGGATTCTATGGCAAATATTCGAGATTCTGAAGTAAACGCCAAGATCCCTATAGACATTCCATCTCTTGAAAGTTGCTTCACGACCGAGTTCTTTGACTTCGTTGTTTCCCAATTTGAATTCCAGAAGTGGAGTTCTGGCTCCCTCTACAACACATGCAGGGTCGTAGAGGGTGCCTATGTGGATCTAATGGAAAAGATTGACGAAGGCAAGAAGCATTGGGCTATCGGGCCATTCAATCCGGTTAGGATAcccgagaagaagaagagtagTTCGAATATTGGACGGGATAAGTGCTTGGAGTGGCTGGACAAACAGGCACCAAACTCGGTAATATATGTGTCGTTTGGGACAACAACTGCAATGGAAGATGAGCAAATAAAGGAGCTAGCAATTGGGTTGGAGGAAAGTGAGCAGAAGTTCATCTGGGTCTTGAGGGATGCCGATAAAGGAGATGTTTTTAATGGAGATGTGAGAAAAGCTGAGCTCCCCAAAGGGTTTGAAGAGAGAGTTAAAGAGAGGGGAATGGTGGTGAGAGAGTGGGCTCCACAATTGGAAATTCTAAGCCACCCATCAACGGGTGGGTTTTTGAGTCACTGCGGATGGAATTCTTGCATCGAGAGCATCACCATGGGGGTGCCAATTGCAGCTTGGCCAATAGCCTCGGACCAGCCGAGGAACACGGTCCTGATTACAGAATTGCTCGAAGTTGGAATTGTCGTGATGGACTGGTCGCGCCGGGAACAGCTAGTGACGTCAACCACTGTAGAAAAAGCTGTGAAACTGTTGATGGCAACGAAGGAAGGGCATGCGATAAGGAAGAGGGCGGCGGATTTGGGCGGTGCTGTCAGGAGGTCCATGGATAAAGGTGGAGTTTCACGCATGGAGTTGGATTCTTTCATTGCTCATATCTCTAGGCCGTAGGTAGAGTACTGGAGACTTTGGGGGATTAAACGAGAAGGAAGAAAGACGAAggtaataaaacaaaaaatgaaggaTCTGACCATCATGAAGCGGCCTGCAGGTAGCAGCTTGAATGCTATTAACTAGGGAAATAATACTGCACCTTTTTTACTTGATCATGTTCTCATTCCCTGAAGAATTGCTACAAATCCGAAAATTGCAAAACTTGTTCAAgcctaaaattttgaaaattttaaaaacttgtcgttttatcgttataatttttttaaatttttattaaaaataaaataaataatttaactatttcaaatttaaaaaaaaaataatattaaaaaatatattctaacaatattttatttaactttttaactttaatttcaactcatctctaaaaacaaaagagttgACCTTAATGAAttacaatttaatttataaaaaataaattaacaagtACTTCACCGGAGAAAATGGATCAAGTATATGtgcatacatgatatatattaaatatggtcatatatatataatatatattatatgcttgtaGCTAGTTTGACCTTGTTTGTATGCAGAAATACtttcaactcaatttatctcatttcattattataatttttttaaattcatatataaaatataataaacaattcaaatctcaaaataataataacattaaaaaaataatattttaataatatttttttaactcatatataatcattttatcttactattcaaacgaaCTCTGTCAATGTTTTTATGTTCCTAATCACAGGCTAGCTGCTAACTATGTCCCGCTTATTCTCACGATCTTATTTGTTTCAAATAAAGCTAATTAAAATCACGAACCAATCTGCACAAAGGCCGCAGACAAAAGAAATCTTCATTTGCAAAGCCGATAtcttagaatataatatatacagcAGACGCGCGCGTGCAACTTATGATATACAATCtatacatataatatgtatatatatatatatataaattataagtgCGATTGAGGATAAGCCACGGGCGCCACTTAAATAATTAGTTCTTTCACTCTAATTGATAAGTGAGCTAAGTTCTGACGTAGCTGATCACTTGGATGTATTCGgacatcatgtatatataatttaattgtgTACGTCCAATATCatttagaaagaaattaaattaatattaatgaagATCCGAAGAAAGCAAAACCACGAGCAAACCTAATTATTAAGACTATATAATGCCTAGCTCGAGTTAATTCGATCGATCCGTCCGTCGTTACTTTTGTTTCCACCGATTCagaaattttcatatatttttttatttaaatattttttaaaaaaatagacacaATGAAACTGCACAATAAAACCTTCGATCTCATGTTAGAAATTTATTTGTACTTATAAACAAATATTAGCTTCGATCCATtgacctttaattttttttagcatatagtactaattgtaatattaattaattgtaggTAGCATACCAATTCatgttcaaatatatatatatatatatatatatatatatatatatatatatacaagcttAATTCTGATCAATTGTTGCAagaatatttcatatataatatgcgacctagctagctagagatgATCGgccttaattatatataactatatatatatatggaaggaaATAAGGAATATTCTTAATTAAggggaattaaaaaaaaaaagtttaacccattaattaattagagtggATCGAATTAAGCAGTActtaaaaaaatgcacaagTTATCATGTCCAGATCATCAAATTTCacaattaatttttattctacaaAATTAATTGACCAATTAATTAAACGTCCGCATGAGGTACGGTGCTTTGGGACGTTTTCGAAGTTAATTTCCAGCTTCAAAATAAAgctcttaattaataatttgttatCTTTTCGAGTACGTAACTAGCTATCATTAATTAATGCTGGATTTTACAAAATAGCATACGCAGATCAGGCCGCAAGgttatacgtacgtacgtattaTTTATAGCTAGCTACCTCGATCGTCCAAGCTGGGAAAGAAACTGATCGACCAGTACCAGTCTATACCCTACACGATGATGACATGAAATTAAACAGCAAAGGAAGGAAGGAATTAAGGAACAATATTGCTACATGTACCCGGCATTGCGTACGTACCATTTATAGAATTGGCTGACATGTCCGgtattatttgtatttaaaaaaaacaagaatagAGGCAGAAGTAAATCATACCTAATCCTAGCACCAAAATCGTCTCAGTTGCTACATATTCCCAACGCCAAAATCCAAAATCGGTCTCACTTGCAAagcaaaccaaagaaaaaagttGTAGCGTCGCTTGCAAAATTGGTCTCACTTGCAAAGCAAACTAAAATCGGCTTGGTtggaaaatccaaaaaaaaaaaaaaaaagatgagttAGGAGATGCTAACAAGTAGATGAGTCGAACCTGTCTTTGTGGTCGTCTATGGGGAAGTTTGATCCCGAAATCGTCTCAATTCTGTGGGTATACAACTGAGAGTGCTGCGAAAAAAgtgagaagatgaagatgagaaaaagaTGTGCAGTAGATGCAGAGAAGAAGTGAGACGAAAAAAATGGGTCTGCACGAAGAACCTGATCTTCGTGTTCTCTGGGGGAAATGAAAGCTTGCTGCTGAAGCTATGCTCCTTTAGTCCTTTGTTTCGTCTTTGTATTTGAATCAAATCGTCGTGATTTTGAGTATAAACAAAATGCCCCATTTCATTTTGTACACGTGGATGACCGTATACGTCGAGTTTCCCAACCCTGGGTGCAAGTAGCTTTTTTCATTaaggaatgcatgcatgcatgcctacaGTCTCCACGTACGTACGTTGCCCAGCTAGCTACTCTAAACCTAATCATGAGGGTCGGATTTCATTTTTTAACCATCATCTGCATGGAGTTACTTCATGTCTATCAGTACTACTCCTAGCAAGCTACAAGAGAGCGATTTAAATGCTTTTTGACGATTGagatgcatatatacatacatatatatatgtaggttaAACACTATTGATATCAATAATGATATCTTCATGATCTAGCTAGTTGTTTCTCTACTATCAATCTACGAACTGATCATTGATAGAAAAGAAATCTCACCACACAAAAAACATGGGAatcatattgtatatatatcaaACTTGTGTACAGTATGTTGAGTTATACAAGGCAACAGTGTGCACTATACAAGGTAACATATAGCaaaataaaaggagaaaaatcaaCACTATGACTTTTGATGAGATTCTGATAAGTTGGCATATAATCTCTTAGAAGAATAATCGGACTCCATATCTTCTATGCATGATTCCATATCAGACTTCTTGTCATCTGAATTTTGAATGTTATCATCCCCCTCAAAATGTGCATGGAAACAAGGTAGAGTTTGTGTTTGAGCTGTTCTAAATCAATTCTAGTTTGGGGCTTGGTGAATCCATCAGCAATCTAAGAAAAGGTTGACACATGATGAGTAACCAACAACCCAAGAGAAACTTGTTCACTGAAGTCTTGATAGTCTAGTTCAATGTGTTTGCTACAAGCATGAGACACAGGATTTACAGTCATGAACAAATAACTTAGATTATCACAAAATAGAAGTGGCGATGTCAGTAAGGGAACATGAAGATCACAAAGAACAAAGGTTATCCATGTGAGCTCCGCTGTAGTTTGTGCCATGGCCATGCATTCAGCTTCAGAGCTTGATCGTGAGACAGTGAGTTGATTTTTTGTACTCTGAGAAATAATGTTACTATCAAGATAGGTGCAAAAACTAGTTGTGGAACACCTTGTTTGTGGACATCCAACCTAATCAGCATATGAAAAGGCATACAAATCCATTGTGCTGGAATTTTGGATATGTAAGTCATGATTGACAGTCCCTTTGACATAGCATAAAATCCTTCGTACCATGGTGAAATGATCTTGTCTGGGTGCATGCATAAACTGTGAGACATAATTAACACTAAAGGAAATCTTAGGTCGCATtagtattaaatattgtaatgcaCCAACTAAAGAACGCTAATAATGAGGATCATGATATGCAGTAGAGTCCTGGGCTATCTTGAATTTCTGAGTCATTGGAGTAGGGATTGGTTTGCATTCATCCATCAATGTATGCTCCAACAGATCAATGACATACTT
Encoded proteins:
- the LOC121268407 gene encoding zeatin O-glucosyltransferase-like yields the protein MANSQLHDHDGGLNDLDKAEVAVVLVPFPAQGHLNQLLHLSRLLLRYNIPVHYAGTAIHNRQAMLRVHGWDPNSSVSNSNIHFHDLTIPPFLSPPPNPSAAIKFPAHLQPLFDASLHLREPLAALLRELSSKARRVIVINDSLMAYVVQDVINIPNAESYTFHSVSAFTCFLYFWDSMANIRDSEVNAKIPIDIPSLESCFTTEFFDFVVSQFEFQKWSSGSLYNTCRVVEGAYVDLMEKIDEGKKHWAIGPFNPVRIPEKKKSSSNIGRDKCLEWLDKQAPNSVIYVSFGTTTAMEDEQIKELAIGLEESEQKFIWVLRDADKGDVFNGDVRKAELPKGFEERVKERGMVVREWAPQLEILSHPSTGGFLSHCGWNSCIESITMGVPIAAWPIASDQPRNTVLITELLEVGIVVMDWSRREQLVTSTTVEKAVKLLMATKEGHAIRKRAADLGGAVRRSMDKGGVSRMELDSFIAHISRP